From Triticum urartu cultivar G1812 chromosome 2, Tu2.1, whole genome shotgun sequence, a single genomic window includes:
- the LOC125538486 gene encoding probable methyltransferase At1g29790 gives MHGAKHRITTTSQQQQHLGAAMGGGVDSHGHRLARPAIRHAKLKMLFVVIATNLVSVYLFSGASLSLNMPASAPSIHLWDSTALLRDLNATRDALSLARAELAFLRGQCGTSSLLLESVLAKLGAVHGDTPAVQDFNGWPEEPTGELKMAIEPHRLPLGYSVNFGTDELFPGLGLACRNFQEELTRYMTYNASAECPDDEALALQLMLKGCEPLPRRRCRPRSPARYVEPKPLPASLWSIPADTTVNWSPYTCKNYTCLVERAHSRGGSYDCKDCFDLAGKERRRWLSDNGGPGFSIDGVLGSRPPGTVRIGLDIGGGTGTFAARMRERNVTVVTTTLDLDAPFNRFVASRGLVPLHISLVQRLPFADGVLDIVHSMHVLTNSVPAAVLEFAFFDIYRVLRPGGVFWLDHFFCLGPQLNATYVPILDRVGFRRLRWKASPKLDLGAERNEWYVSALLEKPMT, from the coding sequence ATGCACGGGGCAAAGCACCGGATCACCACCACCTCGCAGCAGCAACAACATCTCGGTGCGGCGATGGGCGGCGGCGTGGACAGCCACGGGCACCGGCTGGCTCGGCCAGCGATTCGGCACGCCAAGCTCAAGatgctcttcgtcgtcatcgccaCCAACCTCGTCTCGGTGTACCTCTTCTCCGGCGCGTCGCTGTCGCTCAACATGCCCGCCTCCGCGCCGAGCATCCACCTCTGGGACTCCACGGCGCTCCTCCGGGACCTCAACGCCACCCGCGACGCGCTCTCGCTGGCACGCGCGGAGCTGGCCTTCCTCCGGGGGCAGTGCGGGACGTCTTCGCTCCTCCTCGAGTCCGTGCTCGCCAAGCTCGGAGCCGTCCACGGCGATACGCCGGCGGTCCAGGACTTCAATGGCTGGCCCGAGGAGCCCACGGGCGAGCTCAAGATGGCCATCGAGCCGCACCGGCTCCCCCTCGGCTACTCTGTCAACTTCGGCACCGACGAGCTCTTCCCGGGCCTGGGCCTCGCGTGCCGCAACTTCCAGGAGGAGCTCACGCGGTACATGACGTACAACGCCAGCGCCGAGTGCCCCGACGACGAGGCCCTCGCACTTCAGCTCATGCTCAAGGGGTGCGAGCCGCTGCCGCGCCGGCGCTGCCGGCCACGGTCCCCGGCGAGGTACGTCGAGCCGAAGCCGCTCCCGGCGAGCCTCTGGTCAATCCCGGCCGACACGACCGTGAACTGGTCCCCCTACACGTGCAAGAACTACACCTGCCTCGTGGAGCGCGCGCACAGCAGGGGCGGGTCGTACGACTGCAAGGACTGCTTCGACCTGGCGGGCAAGGAGCGGCGACGGTGGCTGTCCGACAACGGCGGCCCTGGGTTCAGCATCGACGGCGTGCTGGGGTCCAGGCCGCCGGGCACGGTGCGCATCGGCCTGGACATCGGCGGCGGGACCGGAACCTTCGCGGCGCGGATGCGCGAGCGCAACGTGACCGTGGTGACCACGACCCTGGACCTGGACGCACCCTTCAACCGGTTCGTGGCGTCGCGCGGGCTGGTGCCGCTGCACATCAGCCTCGTGCAGCGGCTCCCCTTCGCCGACGGCGTGCTGGACATCGTGCACTCCATGCACGTGCTCACCAACTCGGTGCCCGCCGCCGTGCTCGAGTTCGCGTTCTTCGATATCTACCGGGTGCTCCGGCCCGGCGGCGTCTTCTGGCTCGACCACTTCTTCTGCCTCGGCCCGCAGCTCAACGCCACGTACGTGCCCATCCTCGACCGCGTCGGCTTCCGCCGGCTCCGGTGGAAGGCCAGCCCGAAGCTCGACCTGGGGGCGGAGAGGAACGAATGGTACGTCTCGGCGTTACTAGAGAAGCCCATGACATGA